In Colletotrichum higginsianum IMI 349063 chromosome 1, whole genome shotgun sequence, one genomic interval encodes:
- a CDS encoding Fha domain protein has protein sequence MGSDDEHRVHRARRSRLDDDGRDEERRRRDPADRESHRRRRSKGRDHGRERGHERGSDRHREKRGSRSRERRERRRSRTPDPSTRQRPRSRSRDRSRDRDRERRRRRSPDADGDAGGKELTRHHRRRHRESSVSDSGSDAAKRKRPAPASPLRRAGPLPDQNASFAVSNGEEPEKPKEKPNLRTTGLLAAASNSVQQADGTSIVLKYHEPAEARKPPAKDQWRLFIFKGADIIDTVDLSARSCWLVGREAAVVDLMAEHPSISKQHAVIQFRHVEKRNEFGDRIGKVKPYLIDLESANGTVLNGDKVADSRYYELRDKDMVKLGHSTREYVIMLAPKE, from the coding sequence ATGGgctcggacgacgagcacCGCGTCCATCGTGCGCGGCGCagccgcctcgacgacgacggaagAGACGAAGAAAGACGGCGCAGAGACCCCGCAGACCGCGAAAGCCACCGGCGCAGGCGAAGCAAAGGCCGAGACCACGGGCGCGAACGCGGACACGAACGCGGTTCCGACAGACATAGAGAAAAACGGGGGTCTCGATCACGGGAGCGTCGCGAGAGACGCCGCTCGCGCACCCCCGACCCTTCCACACGGCAGCGCCCCCGCTCCCGTTCACGAGACCGCTCACGAGACCGCGACAGAGAACGGCGCAGACGACGATCTCccgacgcggacggcgacgccggcggaAAAGAGCTTAcccgtcaccatcgccgccgccaccgcgaATCCTCCGTCTCCGACTCGGGGTCCGACGCCGCAAAACGCAAACGGCCCGCCCCCGCCAgccccctccgccgcgcGGGGCCGCTCCCGGACCAGAACGCCTCTTTCGCAGTCTCCAACGGCGAGGAGCCCGAGAAGCCCAAAGAGAAGCCGAACCTCCGCACGACGGGCCTcctcgcggcggcctccaactcggtgcagcaggccgacggcACCTCCATCGTGCTGAAATACCACGAGCCCGCCGAGGCGCGGAAGCCGCCAGCAAAGGACCAGTGGAGGCTCTTCATCTTCAAGGGGGCCGACATTATCGACACGGTGGACCTGAGCGCGCGGAGCTGCTGGCTCGTCGGACGCGAGGCGGCGGTCGTGGACCTCATGGCGGAACACCCGAGCATCAGCAAGCAGCACGCCGTGATCCAGTTCCGGCACGTCGAGAAGAGGAACGAGTTTGGCGACCGCATCGGCAAGGTCAAGCCGTACCTGATCGACCTGGAGAGCGCCAACGGGACGGTGCTGAACGGGGACAAGGTTGCGGATAGTCGGTACTATGAGTTGAGGGATAAGGACATGGTCAAGCTGGGACACAGCACGCGGGAGTACGTCATCATGCTGGCGCCAAAGGAATAG
- a CDS encoding LipA and NB-ARC domain-containing protein has protein sequence MRKRKLPGEIDELQKTISTDIVDGNETVRHASVFEHANSVSSRSTDTSGGEDLLNPTCPFENAEPESSLTFIDPNHFHMPYLSFPEDREPRNEDERSEGRTITPYPPDVIEGSYPDASEREWTIISRHRSARKQEQRRYDDRRGALRETAATANDPRVSISRESARGLITPPQSSRGGRSSRHSGLTATSEASASLMHIKKASPPPPRGGGYIHDKSRSSSTGTAAKPLSVLGKSSYANVVSGTAVEDETKSSPTFSTPPSRAGSIDRAATYDDVLSVNSLRTIDSVSLSIAQRMKENTPPHTIDSRDRPPAGRPLAPPQKQELHLPRHPYITNLLRRVTESVSGTRRQKELEKERTTLDRSSKSLDTVPPASRSVERFPEMPRRGTRTASSSPGSQHPAFYPPELSIVTDQTSILRHDALVQQDVAPSRPPYPWNDREPYSEVLARSNTVLGRDGLNVSTPATTLQSSSTDAPPPIGYSSQPMSRNPSSNSQLAAVTDSTGTSVSSNSGSIRSALLRARAPSMIETEPSPRLAPMDMDQTPSVVWGRGQSGRPVDEAFWGGNNVPGILPMGQVPNFEAARESPLTSPRSSSGGENMARSGSGGIRLKSGRIIEFGDLSFDVAEADQR, from the exons ATGAGAAAGAGAAA GCTTCCTGGCGAAATCGATGAGTTGCAAAAAACCATTTCAACAGACATCGTAGATGGAAACGAGACTGTCAGACACGCCTCTGTCTTCGAGCACGCGAACAGTGTGTCGTCACGTTCGACAGACACTTCTGGTGGCGAGGATTTATTGAATCCCACCTGCCCTTTCGAAAATGCCGAACCGGAGTCTTCCCTCACCTTCATTGACCCAAATCATTTTCATATGCCCTATCTCTCTTTCCCCGAGGATCGTGAGCCTCGGAATGAAGACGAAAGATCCGAGGGCCGGACCATTACTCCATATCCCCCAGATGTGATCGAGGGATCGTACCCCGATGCCTCCGAACGAGAGTGGACTATTATTTCTAGGCACCGCTCTGCAAGGAAACAAGAGCAGCGGCGCTATGACGATCGAAGGGGAGCACTGAGGGAAACGGCCGCGACTGCCAACGATCCCCGCGTCAGCATCAGTCGGGAGTCCGCCCGTGGTCTCATCACGCCACCTCAATCTtcaagaggaggaagatcTTCCAGACATTCGGGATTAACTGCCACGAGCGAAGCATCGGCCTCGCTCATGCACATCAAGAAAGCGTCACCCCCTCCACCTCGAGGTGGCGGTTACATCCACGACAAAAGCAGAAGTTCCAGCACAGGTACCGCCGCGAAACCATTGTCAGTCTTGGGCAAGTCCAGCTACGCCAATGTTGTGTCCGGAACTGCCGTTGAAGACGAGACAAAATCGAGTCCTACGTTCTCCACGCCACCATCGAGGGCAGGGAGCATTGATAGAGCAGCCACCTACGACGATGTTCTTTCAGTCAATAGCCTGCGGACGATCGATAGCGTGTCCCTTTCCATCGCGCAAAGAATGAAGGAGAACACACCCCCACATACGATCGATTCCAGAGACCGACCTCCGGCGGGCAGACCCCTAGCACCACCACAAAAACAAGAACTACACCTGCCCCGACACCCATACATCACAAATTTGTTACGCCGCGTGACCGAATCTGTTAGCGGAACCAGGCGTCAAAAAGAACTTGAAAAGGAGAGAACAACACTCGACAGGTCGAGCAAGTCGTTAGACACAGTGCCACCTGCCTCTCGGTCTGTTGAACGCTTCCCGGAAATGCCTCGCAGGGGTACCAGGACGGCAAGCTCCAGCCCAGGATCACAACACCCGGCATTCTATCCGCCAGAACTGTCAATCGTCACGGATCAAACGAGCATCTTACGACATGATGCCCTTGTTCAACAAGATGTAGcaccatctcggccgccatACCCATGGAATGACAGGGAGCCCTATAGCGAGGTTCTTGCAAGATCCAACACTGTTCTCGGTCGCGACGGTCTGAATGTCTCAACGCCTGCAACTACGTTGCAAAGTAGTTCTACCGATGCACCGCCGCCGATTGGATACTCATCGCAGCCCATGTCTAGGAATCCGAGCTCCAACTCTCAACTCGCGGCAGTGACAGACTCGACAGGCACTTCCGTGAGCAGTAATAGCGGAAGTATTAGGTCGGCTTTGCTCCGCGCTCGAGCGCCCTCCATGATTGAGACGGAGCCTTCTCCACGGCTTGCACCGATGGACATGGATCAGACACCCTCTGTTGTCTGGGGACGAGGGCAGAGCGGACGTCCCGTTGACGAGGCATTTTGGGGGGGTAACAACGTACCTGGTATACTGCCTATGGGTCAAGTACCCAATTTCGAAGCGGCGCGAGAGAGTCCATTGACGAGCCCCCGAAGTAGCTCAGGCGGTGAGAATATGGCTCGATCTGGGTCTGGGGGCATCCGGCTCAAGAGTGGCAGAATCATCGAGTTCGGCGACCTGTCCTTCGATGTCGCGGAAGCTGACCAGCGGTGA